The stretch of DNA ATATTTATCTCGGCAGCTACGGTCGTAGTACATCCGCTTGTATCGTTATTAGGTGGACGCACGCAGCAGCACAACGGACGCTGCATTTACATGCAGTGATCTCTAGTTTCTGGAGAAGAGCCTATGGGAGACGAAGACGCCTAGCGTGAAGGCGGCGACCGCGGTGGCGGCGATCACCTCCTTGTTCTTACCTATGGTATCCGCCCACTTGAACCCCTCCTCGGGCGCCCGCTCCTTCCAGCAGCCTTTCTTCTCCCTCTGCGTCGCCGCCTCATACTCAAGCTTCTCCTTGTGGTCCTGATCATCATCTCCTTTCACCACCTTTTCTGCTGCCTTGGGCTCCTGTTTCCTGTCGTCCACTTTCATGGCCGGGGGTTCCTTGCTACTCGCTGCAGTTTGGTCCTTGGCCGTCTCCTGTTTGTGCCTCCCCTGCAACCTTGCCCTCACCGCCTCGATCAGCCGCTCCGCCTCCTGGCTAACCTTGGATTTCTTATCCGTCGGTTCGTCGCCGACAGCGTCCGAGGCCTCATTCTCACTGGGCGGGGGCGGGGCCGGGGCGGAAGGCAGCTTGGGCACGGTGAGCGTGAGCACGTTGGCGTCGTACCGGCCGGTGATTGCGTCGAGGTCGGATGTGGATGGCAGCTGGAACACCCTGTGCAGCCGCACGTTCCCATCTCCGGCGTCCGCCGTTCTGTGGCCGAGGATGGTCAGGCGGCCCGCGGGGTCCACGTGCACCCGGAAGTCCTCCTTCTTGAACCCTTGATCATCAACATAATGTCATACGTACAATTCAGTAGGTACAGTACAGTACAGCTGCAAAGGTTAATTCGGGTTCAGGGGAACACCATTTCATCCATCTCAGCAGGAATCACGAACGCGCATCGTACGTACCTGGGAGGTTGAGGCGGAGGAGATAGCTGCCGTCGCCGTCGACCCACTCGTACACGGGATCGAAGTCGGCCGCCGCGGCTTTCGCTGCTGACGATTCTGGCCTGCTCGCCATGTCTCTCGCGTGCTACGTTTAACTTGGTTTCCCGGGCCGGGCGATCAAACGGTACCTAGCTAGCTAGCTTCAGGCGCGTACTGATCGATCGGGTTGGAGGTGCCACCTAGAGTTACTGCCACGAGCCTCATATATAGCATCATGTATGTACGCAGCGCTTGCCTCCTTGCGCTGGTAACGCTAAACTATTCCAAGCTTTTCTTGAGGGGCTGGTCTGGCACAAGGAAAATTTATCGTGAGGGTCTAGCCTGGGGATCTCCATCTCCTCCTCCTAGTAGACGTGTAACGTGTCTTGGGCTCATTAAATTTTGGGCGCGCGCCAGGGTAACGTCTGTACTAGCTCCGTCCCACCGAAGCAACAAAAGAATTCAAGACATTTTTTAACTCTCTCCACGTCTCATACCTCACATAAACAGTTTATCCCAGGTATGACAACTCTTTTCCCAGGTTTTGTTCTTTAGCTTCTTATAAGTCGTTACTAGTAATACCACAACACGCAGCTCCTCAAACAATGTTagtactactaagcatgcatccAAGAGGATTAATTACTCACACATCAAATGGATCAACTGGAACAAGGGCATCAATGAATGAATTGAACACACTGTCTGTAACCGCCAATCTGTCACATTTGACAAGATTCACAATAGGTCTTAATCACCAGAAATTATTGACAGGCGCTGATGATCAAATCAAAATAATGAGGAGGTCAAGGCTAACATTTGCCTAGGAAACAGATTATGTGGACAAAGGAGGAATTCAAGATCAAAATGAAAGCACGAAGAGATGACCTGGGGCCATGTTATTCCAATCCAGCAGAACTGAACCTTTTTTTTCAAAACATAGGGCCCCAGCTGTGCATCTCAAGGCTTTAGCACCAATGACAGACCAACTTTTGTGCTCTTCTCAATTGCCTTGGTGTCAACCTCGCCGGAGATGGTAACGAGTGACTTGGCTCGCCATTCATGCTGGACAAGGGCACTAGCCATGCCATAGTTGTTGAAGCGTGCCTTCACACTGGTGTGCGGGTCCAATGAGTGCTGTGATCCAAATATCAATGTGCTCTCGTTCCTTGGGAAGTTGTGGGACAGCTCTGCTCCAACAGCGGTGCTTGAATGTGACTTTACTAAGTGGTAGTAAGACGCAGTCAAGGTGTCACCGTGATTGTTCCTGGATGAGATTTGAAAGTTCATTACCAGAGCAAATGCTATTATAATAGCGATGAAGCACCGCACTTGACACCTTAGTATGGAATCAGATTGCTAATCGACATTATCTATCAATCTTAAAAGAATTGCATAATAGTAATACATATGATAGCTGCGCATAGAGAAGATACTTACAGGTGGAGTGAGGCAATAAGATCCGGATACGTGAGGCTTAAAGCAGCGTTGTACTTGGTGAAATTGCTAGTTGCCGTGTCAAATGAAACATCAACACCAACTGACAGTTCTTTGCTTCCGAATACACCAGAAAGGTTAACCATAGGGTTCGGGTTCAGCCCAACACTTGCATTGATACCGGCGAATTCATGGAGATACTGGAGTTCAAGCTGTCAAGGCAGAAAAATACAAATTAAATCTCCTATCGCAGTGATCACCATATTGCAGATTAGAAGTTTAAGCAAACGGAGTGGTAGAAAATTATACCTTCCCTGACCTCTGGTCTGGAACAACCAAACTGAGGATTGATTTCAGCCCTGGAGTTGCAAACTCGTCAACTGTGAATGTTGTCAGAAGCTGGAAGATGTGAAATATTCATCAGCGAATATAAAATCTCAAGAACTGGACATTGCTGTGAATTAATATTATGAGGCATAAAAGAAAAGCCAAATATGTGAGAAATAATATCAAGGAAAAACAGGCAATCAGATGTTTATACATGATTCATGTGAGAGCAAAAGGGAGAGTTGGAGTAAAGGCGGCTTACATCTGACTCTGAGTTTGCTTTGATATCAACTGTCAAGTTCTTGTTCTTAAGCTGGGTCTGAAGCTCGCCAAAGATAGACTCGTTTTTCCTAGTTCCTGCAGCTGTGATTGCCTGTAGGTAAACCAAAATCATTAATATGTAGTAGCGCACAAATACTAGATAGACACGGTTACCGAAACCATACAGgtaaaccaaaaccatcaatatGGAGTGCACAAATCATATCCAGAGACATGGTTACCTAAACCATATACTGATCATGAGTTCATTTCCTGAAGAAATGCTTCGAGTCAAGGAATCAAAGATGCACAATCCAGTGAAGGtgaaaggggaagggggaaagtTCTGGCAGCTCGTTGCGAGAGTGAAGAGACGGTCCCTAAACAAAGATAATATCCTGGTAACACATTAGGGTCCATAGTCTCCCTCCATGGCCAAAACTGAAAACTCTACATGCAGAACACGCACACACGGAATGAGAACAGCTCGACACAGTGGCACGGCGGCGATCTGTGTCGCCAACGGCGGTACAGAGGCACAAAATAGAGATCGGCGGACAACATTCTAACATGCATTTGTACCGTAAGTAGTCGATCAATGTGGGGAATGCGAGGCGGACCGTAACTGGGACACTGCTACGGGACACAAATTTGCGAAATCGCTATGGAAGAAGTGCGAGGGAGAGGATGGCAGTGGTACTCACGACGCCCTCGGGGGTGCATGTGGTGAGGGTGAACTTCTGGTGCGTGCAGTAGTCCCTGTAGAGCAGATCTGCGTGCAAATCATCACATCACAGCATCGTCAAGATCGGCACCGGAGAGGTAATCAGAGGAGGGGAGAGAGACTGGCGgcacctctggtcttcttgccgaTGTCGGTGTAGAGGCCCGGAGCCATGGCGGCCGGCGACGGAGACGACGACTTGGGTGGTGGTGGGGAGAAGAGAGCGGGAGAGAGATCGCGGGGAAGCGGCAGCGTCGGGCGGAGGCTGCGGCGACCAGTTAAAATGGAGTCGTGGCAGATCTTGCCCCTATCGTTTTCACTTTACAAAATGATTTTCGTCTTCCCCACGCGCGCCCAGATCCAAGCCCTCCGCCATGGCTCCCACGGCGCCTTCGCCGGCGAAGTCCGCCTCCCCGTCCCAACCATCCGGGTACACTACTTCCTTCTCTGGCTCCCAAAATTGCTGGCCTCCCTAATCTTAACTAATCAATCGGGGCAATTTGAGAGCGTGCAGCAAGAGCGAGGTGTCGGATCTGAAGCAGCAGCTGCGGCAGCTGGCGGGGAGCCGTGCGCCAGACGCTGATGATCAGCGCCGGGATGTCTTCAAGCGGGTGATCTCTTGCATGACCGCAGGTATCGACGTGTCGGCGGCGTTCGGGGAGATGGTGCTCTGCTCCGCCACCTCCGACGTTGTGCTCAAGAAGATGTGCTACCTCTACGTCGGTGTCCATGCGCGCGCCCACCCGGACCTCGCCCTCCTCACCATCAACTTCCTCCAGCGCGACTGCCGCGACCAGGACCCCACCATCCGCGGCCTTGCGCTCCGCAGCCTCTGCTCCCTCCGCGTTCCAAATCTTGTCGAGTACCTTGTTACGCCGCTCACCACAGGGCTGAAGGACCCTAGTGCCTACGTTCGGATGGTCGCTGCTGTTGGTGCTGCAAAGCTGTATCACATATCTGCTACCACCTGCCTCGACGCTGACCTGCCTGCTGCGCTCAAGGCACTTATGCTCTCGGACCCTGATGCCCAGGTGAGCTTTCATGCTACGAACTGTTTTGATGAGATCGTTATTTTGTTTTCTGGCGACCCTGTTATTCTACATGCTTGCAATGATGAGATATCTATGCTGCCTAAAAAATCGCAGCATGCATTGTCTTCATTAAACCTGGAACTGGAAGTTAATCTCAACAGAAATTGAATTTTGTTACATGGAACTGAGTTAAGCTGCAAGTTATGAATATGCTCTCACTGAAAAACGGTTTGGTTTATATCTTGCTTGTTTGATCATATAGTAATAGTTTGTGGCTAATTATGCCTTGCCGGTTTAAATATGTACTGTGATGTAATGCATCAAGTAAATGTAAGTACTTCGCATCGGATGTCCACCACAAAGGAAATTCCAACCAGCGGATATAACCATGCTATCAACTTCAATATAGATATTTAGAAGTAATTGGTTATTATACCAACTTGTCAATTTCTCCTAAGGACTTTGTGATAGAAAGTATAATTACATACAGAACCAGCTGTGGTAGCTTCTTGCAAATTCACAATCCCATTGGTTACGAAATTATAGATTTATAGTCTTATAGGTAGCTTTACATATACACCCTAGTGTTTTTAGTTCCAACATATTTTATTATATCCAGCTGATCTGACACTGAATCTGCGTCGATCTGGTTCTGGATTAGATATTGTGATCTGGAGTTTGATTGAGATATATTTATTAGATACAAGTACAATTTTGGGGAACAGACGTTCTTGGTTTCTAACTAAAATCAATCTGTATATCTGCAAAAATATGATTGAAGATTTTGATTTAAGGATAAGAAAGAGGAGATAGATTCCTTATCCAAAAGTTGTAAGATTCTAAGACTTGAGTCGCGATTCTGACGACTTTGTCATCCACCATAAACTACCGAGGACTCACCAGTCACCACTCAAGTATGCCTTATAACCataagtactccctccattccaatgaATAAGGCGCGCACGCATTTCAAAATCCACATTGACCATAAATTAGACCAATAATATATTTTTATGACTTAAAAATCATACAATTGAAAACTTCTTCAGATACGAATACAATGGTATAATTTTTGTTACATATAACCCACATTTGGTTGGTCTAATTTATGGGCAAAGTTTAATCTTGGTGTGTGCGCCTTATTCattgaaatggagggagtattccCGACATTGTACTTTTCTTTTTGGAGCATCTAAACTCCACCCCAGACTTCTTCTAAAAACCGAGAAAAGGCTCACTTTCACTCATACCCAGTTCAAATATTTCTTGCTTGGCACCATGTCTCGTGTCTGTAAGGCATGCTTGAGCATGCATGCCTACATCATCGTCTTCTACAATACCATCTGTATCCATCGACCGGCCTCTATTTTTATCGATTGTTCTACAATACCCCACCTGTTTCCATCTACCGGCCTCTATTTTTATTGATTGTACTGCAGTTAGCTATTGCTTTCCATTATTTGCGCCAGTCCCTTCGGCTAGTTTATGTGCGTATTGGCAACTATG from Triticum urartu cultivar G1812 chromosome 3, Tu2.1, whole genome shotgun sequence encodes:
- the LOC125544057 gene encoding uncharacterized protein LOC125544057; the encoded protein is MASRPESSAAKAAAADFDPVYEWVDGDGSYLLRLNLPGFKKEDFRVHVDPAGRLTILGHRTADAGDGNVRLHRVFQLPSTSDLDAITGRYDANVLTLTVPKLPSAPAPPPPSENEASDAVGDEPTDKKSKVSQEAERLIEAVRARLQGRHKQETAKDQTAASSKEPPAMKVDDRKQEPKAAEKVVKGDDDQDHKEKLEYEAATQREKKGCWKERAPEEGFKWADTIGKNKEVIAATAVAAFTLGVFVSHRLFSRN
- the LOC125544056 gene encoding mitochondrial outer membrane protein porin 3 — protein: MAPGLYTDIGKKTRDLLYRDYCTHQKFTLTTCTPEGVAITAAGTRKNESIFGELQTQLKNKNLTVDIKANSESDLLTTFTVDEFATPGLKSILSLVVPDQRSGKLELQYLHEFAGINASVGLNPNPMVNLSGVFGSKELSVGVDVSFDTATSNFTKYNAALSLTYPDLIASLHLNNHGDTLTASYYHLVKSHSSTAVGAELSHNFPRNESTLIFGSQHSLDPHTSVKARFNNYGMASALVQHEWRAKSLVTISGEVDTKAIEKSTKVGLSLVLKP